The segment GTGGCGTATATTGTCTGACAATTTTCCAAACACCATAATTAGCCTCGTCGTTAAGTGGTAGTCGATGTTCATCTGCAATCAGTAATGATATAATTATAAGGAAACGTTTCAAACAAATCGAGACTTACAGCTGAACCTTTTGTTGTAATGTGGCGGAGGAAATGTTGGGAACTCATCGCACATCATGGCCAGTGTGCGGACCAACACGTTGCCACACAGACGTTGGCCCTGTGCCGTAGTGCTGACTAACATATGGTTCATAAGGACTAAGATACACAGTAACATTGATCGAGAAACAAGATCTCTTTCAAACGTTGAGTGCATTTTTAAATGCGCTTTTTAAATACACCTTGAAAGGTTAGATGGACCTTGCACACGTGTTGAACACATTGATCTGTGTACAATTTCCTTGCGTTGATGCATTTTATACACGATGCACTGATGTGCAGTGTGTAATGTTTTGCGTTTAATAATCAATGGTGCGGAAAATAATAAGTGACAACTATATTTGTTTATGAAACATGTTTATAAAATCGTTGAAATGCCGCCGAAGAGGTTAATGCTCTCATAGAATGGGATGGAACGAACAGTGCCCTTTTCGAGTCGGCCTGGTTAACGAGGCGGCTGAGGAACTTTTAGGACTTAATTTCACACTTTCTTCAAATTGTTTGTCTACGTCTGCCTTCAGTTCGATATAGCTGGGTGAGTGGGTATTCAATGTCTGTGAATTCTACACCCTTCAGGACTTTCTTCACAATCTGAGTACCAATGGAAGTGTAGTCTAGTAGAAACACGTGCCAAATTGTCACTTATTTTCCAATGTCTTACATGCTTGACGGCTCGAGCCAGTGAATCAACGCTGCTCGTTCATTGAGTCCTTTTTGGAAAGTAATCAACTAATAAAATTTTGCTCTCCCAGAAAATGGTAGTTTTGAAGACAATGCCGGCGCTTTTCCTTATAGATGCGCTgcaatcaagaaaattcgaTTCGGAACATGCGGCATGGATAACCGGGCAtggtgtcgggttcgggtacTGCTCAAGTGATCCGAAACACATTTTTCCCATGCAAAGATATCTACAAAGCCAGCTAGAGTTCACCTGACCATATAATCACTAACATCATGAACAAAcgttccctacggagtgcgaatATTCACTCGCTGACCATCACCTACTAGCAGTGTGAGCTCGAAACTGTCAACTGTACACCGGACGCGTCAAAGCTGTCCTGCTCAGCTGAACattaggcagctagataactcgcaatctgccgagaactaTGTACGTGCGATTACGGGATATGGCACTACCTctttccgaggagttaggtgcttcaaccctcgaaaaTGGTTTGGAGAGACCGCTGCTGGCAGCCTGATAGCCCCGGAGTAtaagaaatgattggtttgatggggaataccAACAAGCGGTGAAGAGGAAAAAAATAGACTTGAAAAAATTATCTTAAATTAGCATTGCCACTTGGAAGAACTTGGTCAAAGCACCAGAAGCAGGACAGAGATTGTGAAGAATTAGAATAACTATTATAAGTTTTTTCAaggaacacctcaatggcgaagttggaGAGGGAGGTGGAACGAAAGATAATCCAACAAACAGTCttgtttaagagtagcttattcaactattttaTAGTTAAAACCAATGGAATAATCGTTTaataagctgcatatgatacagtcgattgggagaagttatgaattttgatgcacgaacacggtttttcggacaaactgacgcgactgatcagagctacattggatcgagcgaTGTATTCCGTGCGCAACTCGGGGACACTCTTGGGTTTTTTTTTGAGACGTGGCGATGGTTGAGACAAGATAGCCACTTATCCTGCACCtcactcttgagggggtgattcgacgaatgagtatcgaaacgagaggtgcCATTTTCAGCAAAAGTATTTAGCTATCTTCTGGACTTCGCCAATCGTATAAATCTTCTCTGGAATCGTTCATTTTGAAGGTTCCAATAGAGCTGGTGCGGTGTCCAAATTAGCAATGCATTTTCGAGAATCGGACGGACTAACGGGCACTACAGTGCCTTAAAACAATGCGGATCATTGGaatctcgtccaattttggCGATCAATCCCAGCTGACGGCTTACTTCTGAAATTATCACTGCACGATGCCGATCAAACGTCATTTTCAGGTATAGTGTGACACTACGATCGTTAACGCAGTCGACCTCTTTTAATATCTGACCATCAATTGCCATCAATTTGTTTGGCGATTTAATACGGTGGAATATCACTACCTCACATTTAGGAATGTTGATAGTCAAGTAGTTTGATTTATCACCAATTTACAAATGTGTCCAAAAGTGCCTGGAGACGATGACTATTCTCGTTGCAACGAATCGTCAGGtatttaagatcatcagcatataccAGTCTGCAAGAGGAAGcgttgttgaagaatataataaataaaagtTACTGCCAATGAACAAAAGTTggacccaagttactgccttgaggtacaccagaaATATAAGAACGGCGACGTCGCACAAATACGAGTGTAGCCATGTgaccagtgttgggcaccgctaattcgctagccgatacaatttgctcgataatcgtggaaatttcgctaatcactaattgCAAACTGCAaaattaacagtcactgtttatttttgatatatcggagcaacttgcattgtaatctatcactgtacaaattattactaatttATATATATTACACGGCTTTTCTTAATtaaactaagatcaaaacctattataatggatcaaatctaaaaataaaaaaataagaaaacttatccaatttaattctactatgtgtattttattcacgacagatccgtatttcgcctacgacttgcaggcttcctcagtgtctgttttctgtagttcgaaaacagacactgagtaagcctgcaagtcgtaggcgaaatacgtatctgtcgtgaataaaatacacatagtagaattaaattggataagttttcttattttttatttttaggtttcgtattctactaagacgctccaaaaacttcagtcaatggataaaatgctttacagtttaataattttaaaataaacagcggcacttcatttggagTTATGGATCAGCAACAATTCgactagtctgagtataaagtataaagtataattagcgtttctcgattggccggttagcgatttagcgaattagcggtgcccaacaatGCATGTGagccaggcttgttatttcctcactcattgtgcaaaaagtgcaactttttttgttcaacacaatgagtagaactgctttcagaaatgagaaataaatccacacaatgagaaacagactaaacacaatgagaaaaactgacgcagaaaaacttcttaatgcgctctttaaatgagcaactttcggttttgctcccggtcctctcggtagctacagcagtaaacgtggaaacaaaacaaccggtgcgcgtacagcaactatagacttagaggcgtcaagacaatcaaaagtcgttaaattttgaatcttagcggagaattgcctttgtttataatgggacttccCTGTTGGTGCGCatcaagaagcaaatgcatgggatttcaaatgttgtcatatctaaataacatttttcgcactgttgccgttgtgacatgcttaaccataaacctttgcacggtacctaacctcaactctggtttgacgtttttgtgtgttttgttttgattccctttgttacctaattttattgctagtgggtttattacttgtaattcgtaccactttGTAGCAATTAAggcaaaatataataaattaaaaataaaaaaaataaaaaattaaataattaataattattGAAATGATTATTGAGAAATCAGTGTTCCACCAATCAGCCAGCGACGACGGCAGagagatttttcttcacacgatGCTGCAACTATATAAAAGCTTTTCCTCGGTACAGTCTCTCATTCATTAAACGGACGCGAAGGAAGCAGCATCTACTCCAGCAACTACAAGCAGCAGCCAGCGGTGGGAAGAAAATCGGACGCGAGCAGTCATCGGGCGGAAAGCATTTAAAGGTTTTTGAAACATCGTTGGCGTCTTCGTACGCCAGCTATATAATTGCTTTCCCCCGGTGCAGTCCCTCATTCATCGAACGGACGCGAAGGAAGCAGCATCTACTCCAGCAACTACAAGCAGCAGCCAGCGGTGGGAAGAAAATCGGACGCGAGCAGTCATCGGGCGGAAAGCATTTAAAGGTTTTTGAAACATCGTTGGCGTCTTCGTACGCCAGCTATATAATTGCTTTCCCCCGGTGCAGTCCCTCATTCATCGAACGGACGCGAAGGAAGCAGCATCTACTCCAGCAACTACAAGCAGCAGCCAGCGGTGGGAAGAAAATCGGACGCGAGCAGTCATCGGGCGGAAAGCATTTAAAGGTTTTTGAAACATCGTTGGCGTCTTCGTACGCCAGCTATATAATTGCTTTCCCCCGGTGCAGTCCCTCATTCATCGAACGGACGCAAAGGAAGCAGCATCTACTCCAGCAACTACAAGCAGCAGCCAGCGGTGAGAAGAAAATCGGACGCGAATCCACGACCAATCAGAGAGCAGTCATCAGGGAGGAAAGCAGTGGAATATCGTCATGGACCAGACATTATCCGGGATCGGTCGCGACAGTGGCGCAGCTGAACCTTCGGCTCATAAGAAGTAAGTATAAAACCAAGTTCGTGGATATACAGACACCGATAGCAGTAGGCGGTGATCTGAAATTGTTGAAATAATTTCCTCCGTAGTATAGACGGATGGTTAAAAATTATTATCAAGCAGAGTTACGATGAGAGGACGTAACTCAAATATGTTTATTCCGTAGTATAGACGGATCTGAAATTGATGAAATAATTTTGCCCCGTAGTATAGACGGAGGGTTGAAAATTATTATAAAGATAAATAACAAGTAGAGTTACGATGAGAGGACGTAACTCAAACATGTTTATTCCGTAGTTTTAAAAAAGCAAATTCTCatggaggatttttttttctctgcgtTTCTAGGAGTATATCCAAGAAGAAACTTTTGAGGGAACTTAAAGAAGCACTCGAGAGGAATAATACTTTGCGAGAGCAAGTAACGCAATTGACCATAAGAAACATCGGTGACGGTTACCCTCTTGCACATTCCAGTACTCTACGTGAAGAATCAAATCAAACAAGTAATGAATCCTTGCTTCTATCTAGTATGAGCAATTGGACTTTAAGTACACTAAATATGCCAGAATGTTTGCCATCTGAAGGCGAAAGAGAAATCGACAAGCGAGCTTTTGAATATTGgaaggaaattttgatttcttcaCTGCAACTCATACAGACCGCAGATGAGCAAACTAAGTTTAATGTTTTTAAAATCAAAGCGGGTGCAAAGCTTCGGGAGTTATTCCTTACTACATCTACGTCTCCAGGGATGCCAGACGAGAACACACAACCTTTCTCTAATGCTATGGCAAGGTTGAATGAATATTTTGGGTCTAGGACGTACATCTTGTCTCAACGGGGCAAACTGACAACGATGAGTCAGTCGCCCACGGAAAGCAGTATTCAATTTGTTAGACGCGTGGTGTCGGCAGCAAAACTCTGTGACTACGGACCAGGTGAGGAGATGGAAGCCGTCGTTAGAATAATCACAAAAGGTGCCGACGATTCTAGAGTACGAGTTTTAGCCCATCGAAACTGGGTAAAGCAAGGATCAACGAAAGAGCTGTTGGATGCGGTGCAAGCTCGAGAAATCGAAAAATCTAACGAAGAAGAGTTTCACAGAATTCATGGAGGTGGCGATAACTTATTAGTTGCTGCGATTTCTTCTCAAAACTATCATGCGCAGCAAGCGCAACCAAGTTGGAGAGCTAGAGGAACGCAACGATTTAATCGGGCCGGTAGACGAGGTTCCGGCCGAGGTGGATCACATTATCACGCTCCAACCAATTGCTGGAGGTGCGGCGGAATTTACCACAGATCATCAGATTGTTCAGCTATACAAAAGAATTGTCGAGTTTGCGGTCGTATGGGACACTTGGGACGCATGTGTTCTAGTCAAAATTATCAATCGAGACCTTTAAAACGTGCtcacgatgacgacgatgaaccAGTGATTGAGAAGAAAGTTGCAGCTATCAAAAGTGCAAATTACGAagaggacaaagaagaaaaggTAAATAACGGCAACGAAGAATTAGAATAAATTTAATCGTTAGAGAAAGCAAAAAGAAGACTtaagacaaaataaaaaaatgtataaactCAATCTGATAATCTATTAATACCTTATTTACAGAAAAACCATCAAAACATACTACATCCACTGACTGAAAGTTCTCATGAAAAGGGTTCATATATTACAGCACAAGTTGCGGGTGTTGATATTAACTTCTTGATAGATTCCGGGGCTCAAATCAATACAATAACCAAGATTTCTTTCGATACGATTCTTGCTAATAAGAATGCAACATCTCGATTATTCGCCTTGAGCTTTACCTCAGACAAACCACTGAAAGCATACTCTGTGAGCGAGGAGATTAAAGTCATAGCCACTTTTTCTGCTGAGTTATTCATATCAGAGAATAGACCTTTCATGATAGAAAAATTTTATGTGGTGAATGAAGTTAGATCACTACTGGGATTTAACACCGCTATGAGATACTCAGTTCTCGACGTTGGTTTAGATGTACCAATTCGACAGAATGCCGCTTTTCTGTGCCTGCACGTCGCAGAAATCGAATGTTTGAATgaatttccaaaatttaatgTGCCTCCGGTATCATTAAAGTACGATTCAAGTATGCCTCCCGCAAGACATGTATATACTCACGTCCCAGCAGCATTCAGGCAATTAACTAagcaaaaattgataaatttgttaTCAGAAGGTATTATCGAGATAGTCACGGAGGAAATGGATCGCTCGTTTTGCTCATCCATGTTAGTAGTACCGAAAGGCAAGAATGACATACGTATCGTTATTGATCTGCGAGGACCGAATCGTTGCATTTACCGGACTCCGTTTAGAATGCCTACACTAGAATCTATACTATTGGAACTTCATGGTGCACAGTGGTTCTCTACCATAGATTTAACTGCGGCATTCTTTCACATAGAATTGGACAAAGATTCACGTCATCTGACGAATTTCTTCGCAGGCGATGCTCTCTATCGATACTGCCGACTTCCTTTTGGGCTCTGTAATGCCCCGGATATTTTTCAAGAAATTATGCAAACTATCGTTCTCTCCGGATGTCAAGGAACTGTTAACTACCTGGACGACATTTTAATATATGGAAAGACGATAGAAGAACACGATAAAAATCTTGCGACGGTAATGAATTGTTTGAAGAACCACAATGTAAAAATCAATCAAGAAAAATGCGCTATCAGAAAAAGGTCTGTAAAATTTGTGGGGTTTACTGTATCTAGCAAAGGTTGGAAGAtcgaagaaaataaaatagagGCAATAAAGAATTTCAGGACCCCAGAATCGTTGGCAgaaataaaaagttttcttgGATTAATAAATTTCGTCGAAAAGTTTATTCCTCACCGAGCTACCAAAACTTGGAAACTTCGTGAGCTAGCGAAAGCAGATAAATTTTTTTGGAACCAAGATCTGGAAGATGAATTTAATCATTTGAAAAACAATGCAGGGAAAACAATCTCTACCTTAGGATATTTCAGCCGAGAAGATAGGACAGAACTGTTTGTGGATGCTTCTCCTTACGGATTGGGTGCCGTATTAGTTCAATATGATAACGATTCGAATCCGAGAGTAATTGCTTGTGCCTCAAAAGCTCTAACGACTGTTGAACAAAAATATCCTCATACTCAAAAAGAAGCATTAGCAATGGTCTGGGGGGTTGAAAGATTGTCCCTCTATCTCATAAACATTGCCTTCACCATAAGAACCGACGCCGAGTCAAACGAATTCATTTTCGGAGGCCTTCACAGAATAGGCAAAAGGGCTGTTAATAGAGCGGAGTCATGGGCTCTACGTCTGCAACCTTATAATTTCAGCGTAAAGAGGATTCCAGGAGACGAAAACGTCGCGGATGCGTTATCAAGATTAGTTGAACAAGCCCAGCCAATTACTTCGTTCGACGATGAAGCAAGCGATAAACATCTGCTTTATTTTTTGGACACTGGTGGAATAGAAATTTCTTGGGATGAAATAGAAATATGTTCCGAAGAAGATGAAGAATTATCAGAAGTTAGAAAGTCGATCGAAACAGGTGATTGGGAACATAATTTAAGAAGATACGAGTCCCAAGCAAAGGATCTCCGCAATTTGGGAAGTTTGGTATTTAAAGGAGACAAGATAATTTTGCCAGAAGCATTGAGACTTCGAGTTATTGAATCTGCTCACCAGGGTCACATCGGTATTGGATCAACAAAAAGAATTTTACGAGAACACTTTTGGTGGCCAGGGATGAGTTCAGCGGTTGAGAATTTTATAAGCCATTGTGAAACTTGTTTGCTTCTTTCTAAAAAGAATCCACCGATGCCTTTAACTACCAGAGAGCTTCCACACGGGCCATGGGAAATACTGCAGATCGATTTTTTCACCGATAAAGAGTTTGGATTTGGTGAGTTCCTTACAGTAGTTGATACCTACTCACGATACCTACATGTGATTGAGATGAAGAGCATTGACGCCGATTCCACTAACGAAGCTTTGAACACAATCTTCTCTCTATGGGGTTATCCAATGGCAATGCAGAGTGATAACGGACCCCCATTTCGAAGTGATAAGTTCGTCAAAACTTGGGAAAATAAAGGCATTACAATTCGAAAATCCATACCGCTCAGTCCTCAATCAAATGGAGCGATTGAAAGGCAAAACGAAGGCATTAAAAGAGCATTGGCAGCATCGAAACTTGACAAAACCAATTGGAAAAATGCACTCAATAGATATGTTCATGTACACAATAAGGTACGACCCCTTACTCGCCTGGGAGTAACTCCGTTCGAGTTATTAGTAGGCTGGAAATACAGGGGTACATTTCCGTGCCTATGGACGCAGCGATCGGAGGAGTTAGACCGCGAAGATATCAGAGAAAGAGAtgctttttcaaagttggaaagtaaaatatacgcagattcgAAGAGAAGGGCTGAAGAATCTGATCTCATTGTCGGAGACAGAGTGGTTTTAGCGCAATCTAAGCGGGTAAAAACAGATCCAACATTTGCTCCAGAAAAATATACTGTTATTGGTAGAGAAGGTTCGAAATTGATCGTGAAAAGCGATCGCGGTGTCGTGTATTCAAGGAACGTAGGAGATGCTAAAAGAGCAATCGAAGACAAAATAACCGAAGATCGTACGCAAAACCTAGAGGACAACGAAAGTACTGTGGATATTTCAACCGAAAATTATCCAGCCGAATCAACATCTTCAAATGTAGAAAATCATTGTCAGCCGAGTCATGAGGATACACCGTATGTACGACCACAACGTAATATCAGAAGACCAAATTATTTAAAAGACATGGTTTTATATAACATATACGAGTAAAGAGTAGGGGTGAGATGAATTGTAGCAATTAAggcaaaatataataaattaaaaataaaaaaaataaaaaattaaataattaataattattGAAATGATTATTGAGAAATCAGTGTTCCACCAATCAGCCAGCGACGACGGCAGagagatttttcttcacacgatGCTGCAACTATATAAAAGCTTTTCCTCGGTACAGTCTCTCATTCATTAAACGGACGCGAAGGAAGCAGCATCTACTCCAGCAACTACAAGCAGCAGCCAGCGGTGGGAAGAAAATCGGACGCGAGCAGTCATCGGGCGGAAAGCATTTAAAGGTTTTTGAAACATCGTTGGCGTCTTCGTACGCCAGCTATATAATTGCTTTCCCCCGGTGCAGTCCCTCATTCATCGAACGGACGCGAAGGAAGCAGCATCTACTCCAGCAACTACAAGCAGCAGCCAGCGGTGGGAAGAAAATCGGACGCGAGCAGTCATCGGGCGGAAAGCATTTAAAGGTTTTTGAAACATCGTTGGCGTCTTCGTACGCCAGCTATATAATTGCTTTCCCCCGGTGCAGTCCCTCATTCATCGAACGGACGCGAAGGAAGCAGCATCTACTCCAGCAACTACAAGCAGCAGCCAGCGGTGGGAAGAAAATCGGACGCGAGCAGTCATCGGGCGGAAAGCATTTAAAGGTTTTTGAAACATCGTTGGCGTCTTCGTACGCCAGCTATATAATTGCTTTCCCCCGGTGCAGTCCCTCATTCATCGAACGGACGCAAAGGAAGCAGCATCTACTCCAGCAACTACAAGCAGCAGCCAGCGGTGAGAAGAAAATCGGACGCGAATCCACGACCAATCAGAGAGCAGTCATCAGGGAGGAAAGCAGTGGAATATCGTCATGGACCAGACATTATCCGGGATCGGTCGCGAcacacttgtttgcggaaaacGGAAATGCCCGACTTTTTCGAAGCTGGGAAATGATAGCAGTcctgtacaacatatatttttgcatttttgccattttttgcttctgggtcttgcgaataagtaatcaaaacaaaccccacaacactgtcaaacctggaaCGAAAAAAACGctctgacatctgcgtgcaatgctttatatgatgcagttgcgttcacgggcagccaaactcaactgaattgAGCTTGCTGAATGCTGACGTTTACCGTACGCACAGATTTTACAtcgattttacacgtttgtttttgttttcccccagttataccccggtaaaaaatcataggggttgtgtacaagacacgaccgcatatataggtgacgcaggactacgtaagtctctttgtagtgatagtagcatgtattcatgcttgtaatcattcgattcttcatgtatacatgctatatgcaacatatatacatgttacatgcgttgtatgtaacatttatcaaagtagtaacattgcatatgttcaattctcaaaagattgtgcatttgaaaacaatttaacaaaatcaagaacacaaattacactgaagtcgctttttacgcggtttttttacgcgattattTTTatgcagttttcggaatttacgcggtttttttacgcggttttcggaatttacgcgggacgtatcctgcgcgtaaaaagcgacttggagtgtattgcttttctgctaccttactgaaattaaagattttttttattatccatatttcccacgttgaagggattttaccaattcaatcctattttatcaacagcacatcttttcactacacttctaatgaaacggcaagcatgtgtattcatacagagtcgtattataaccgaaaactacagctgtagcacatttttccaacacagatatcaaattcgccgaggtttaatcgtctcgcagtaaagaatttgcgatctgttgggacgacgaacttgtgtcattttttctggcacactttcctaacacaaacatcaaattggactaggtttaatcgcgttcgtaagaaatctgttggcacgagggggctttgtcactctctctggcgtacttcccaagcaaggacatcaaaatggtctaggttgaaccgcggtgttaagaaatcttgttgaaatggggaaactttgtcatttgttttggcttacttcccaagcacagatatcaaattagtatagatttagatcatcgtaaagaatcttccaaccaatcacgaagcgagaattctggtaaaacataggttcattattttcaatttttcaatagttcaacatcaagaatccatatttttcttcatttgggtcaattcttagaagattttccgatcgattcgtgtaagaatattgaaaatcgatcggaaaaccgctgagctattagcgctcaaaacctttcatttttcgtgacgctcgcatttgtcgattttttggaatgacaccctatctcaaaacttgccgtaagacgtagtcctacgtc is part of the Sabethes cyaneus chromosome 2, idSabCyanKW18_F2, whole genome shotgun sequence genome and harbors:
- the LOC128735252 gene encoding uncharacterized protein LOC128735252, which codes for MPALFLIDALQSRKFDSEHAAWITGHGVGFGLSFIKRTRRKQHLLQQLQAAASGGKKIGREQSSGGKHLKVFETSLASSYASYIIAFPRCSPSFIERTRRKQHLLQQLQAAASGGKKIGREQSSGGKHLKVFETSLASSYASYIIAFPRCSPSFIERTRRKQHLLQQLQAAASGGKKIGREQSSGGKHLKVFETSLASSYASYIIAFPRCSPSFIERTQRKQHLLQQLQAAASGEKKIGRESTTNQRAVIREESSGISSWTRHYPGSVATVAQLNLRLIRRVYPRRNF